In the genome of Erpetoichthys calabaricus chromosome 18, fErpCal1.3, whole genome shotgun sequence, the window ATGACTGGTATTTGCCATTACAGGAGGAAAGGGAAAATAAACGGTGAAGCAGAGCGAGCCAAGTCTGTAGGCCACACAGCTTTGTCACCGCACACACCACCAATatccatatttaataaatgtgccCAGTACTTTTCTTACATTATTGTTTGGACAGTTTACATTTGCAACTAGTAAGTTTAGCTATTCATTTCAAATCTGTCAAATCATCTTAATTATGTTGATAAATCTCCctggcatggtgacacagtggtcagTGCGGCCAGTGTCCTGACTTGGAGATCTGTGGTGCTGTCTTCTCTCCCAGTGCAACTGGGTTTGCCTCctcaaagacctgcaggttagggagagtgatgcgtgtgtgtgtgtgtctacgtGCGCACTGCCCACCTCAATCATCTATGACTTCATAGAGCTCCTCATTGCAGCCAAAGGCGGTTCCTTACCCGATTTGATTTACTTTACCAAGCTGTCTGACTAATTCTTCACTGGTCCCTGCCTTCCATGTGGTGCTGCTAGGATAACAACTGCCCACTGGGGTCCTGAATTTGACTAACTGGACAGAGAAAGGTATGTTAGTCATGAAATAACCGTTTGTGGCAGTGGAGTCATTCTGCAACAAAAGGAAGTCTTGTTAGGACTTTGTAGAATTATGATTCTTTATTAAGAACGTCTCCGGTCAGGGTGGGGTGCCGAAAccactcaggatcctggttggcagccccccaggcagacacgtggtccagagccaccctccggaaatgaacaTTTATCTGCCATAGCCATGTGTTACATGAGcgtcccccttggcctggtccagccacccgggtcctcaacaatgacgaTTCTTCGAGCCGGATCACGCTCTGGGAATCGCAcctcatggctgtagtgccgtaactgacactccctcacaatgcaggtaatgtgcctctttcaggactccatgagtaaccgctcattcaacacaaagtcaaaccaacggtacccaaggattttccaaagagacacataaccaaaggagtccagtcttcatctcaggtcactggatagcgtccatgtcttgcaaccatatagcaaaacaggaagcaccaggactctaggTCATTAAATGCGGTGATAGAACGTGAACTTACCCAGATAACTTGCACAGATACAGTAGACAACAGCAGTCTACTTACTTAGCATGGGGTAAAAATTTCCACTCCAATATTACAATGGATTTGTGACCCACTTACGAAGCCCAAGTAAACCGTGATGTCTGTCTCACGTAACTCCTGAAACGGAATCCCATTAACTCTGAGCGAGATCATTTCATAGGAACTTCTAGTTTGTTAAAAATTAGTTTCTCTTTTCACCCAGAATTTCTTGGTAGATATCACCTATTAGAAAGTGTTGTAGAAAAGGAGCAGGTCATCAGGAGTTGTCGTTGGCTCTTTCCACTTGCGTGTCATTTTAGTGTACTGGTTTTGAGCTCCATTGCGCTGTAATTTTATTTCAGAAGTAATCATGCAGTGTTGAAACGCTCAAACAAGGTTTTGGGGCACTAGAGGAAATGATCAGATCACTGACAGGTCCGCCTGGCACATCCTCTAGGCAGTCTCCCTCTCTGGTGGAGACCTGCACTCATTGCCATGCACTTTTTTTACAGCTGGCACTGGCAGGTGGCATGGAGGTACGGATTGAACCAACGAGCTGGACTTTCCAGTCACTCAAGGCTACACTGGGTTTAATGTCCAGTACATTGGCCTAGTGGTTCATTATCACTGGTTCAGCTTTCATCATTTTAACTCTGTGACGCTCTGCCAGGTCACCAATTGCAGAAACACAAATGTGGGATTTGGAAGTTACTTTGGTTTAAATAACTAAGTGCATTTAAGCAGAATATGGTGGCCTGATAAACGCCGAGTCCAATAGTTCATTAGTATGAAAATCCATAAAACCTTTTCAAACTGTTACTGAAGGAGATATCGTATTTATACTTTACccatagtttgttttttaaagacgtCAAAGCCATCTTGCACAAGCGGAGAGATGATCCAGCTTGTAGTGCAGACAGTGACGTGGCAGAGACGCCAGGTGAAGACCAAGAGACGTCCGGTGAGGATACTTATTTCTATGTCTCTTTTGCTGTTGTAGAAGGAAGACAGGAATTTGGAGGTAATGTTGCTCTCCTCACAAATTACGGTGCTCGACAGTTTTGGCCGTGCTTAGTATGTTATTTAACAAATGCAactaagaattttactgtactcttcCCTCGTGATATTAATGATCCTTTAAACCTTACAGAAGGTTCATGCCTGACTAAACTCCTACGTTTGAGAAGATGCCCTCACCCTCGTTTCTTTCAGCCCCCGTTTCTAACTCTTTCACTGCACAGCCATTTATTCCGTTTACCCCATATAGCCGTCTTAGTTCAGTGTGGTCCCGCCAATTAATTTTCTAACAGACGGGTGACAGCATTGGTCTTTATTTGTTCACCTGTGTGTACACTTTAGTGATGTCATTGTATTTGCCCTCCGGGGCCTGGTATCCAACTTTCGGTGGGGTGTAACAGGGGCCTTCACTTTCAAAAGGAAACAGTTTTTGGTCTCTTTTCACAGCTGCTTGATAAAGCTCCTCAGACTCCAGGCGCAGCTCTTCGAGGGCCACTCTCTGAGCTTCCAGCGCTGAGCTGATGGCCTCCATCTCTGCCTTGTGAAGGCCCAGCTTATACCTCGACCACTCCTTCATGAGGAGAGCTCGGCGCTCGCTTTCCGCTTCTGACACCTCTGGGAGAATTCGGACCCTGAGGGTGACAAGAACGAGCATAGTCAATACAACAGCCCAGCGTCACCCTTATGACATTTGAACTCTCTCACAGTTTCATCCCACATTGAACTCTTTTAAACAGAGGCTCAGATTGTTGAGTGTACCTTGTGTCATCCAAGTATTTAATAGGAACTACAAAATCTTCAATGGGTACAAATTCAGGGGGAACTCTTTCCAGCTTCTTAATTTTCTTCCTCATCCGGTCTTTGACCATCTGGTCTCTCTTAGGATcaactttcttctttttctttttgggttCAGACCTTTAAACCATAAGATGAAACGTAACCAATTCTTTCTGACATTTAGTGATAAACAACAGTAACAAAGTGAGCTCATCCATTTTGATCACACGTCCATTAAGCTGTTATCAGTCCCCCTCGTCCACTTCAGGGCCTGCTGGCAGGTACAAGGCAGTAGGAAACCGTGAACCAGggtaccagtccactgcagggcacactctgGCACATACCCACATTCAGGCCCGTTTATAGTCACTGATAAACCTAACACAGacattcttagaaaaaaacaaaacactcacTCCGAGGTGGGCAAACTCCACAGAGCAAGTGCCCTGCCATCAGGAAAGAAATACAAAACTGAGCTTTACCTCATGGGGAGAGACAGCCGCAGTGCCAAGACAGAGGTTTGCCAATGAGCCTGGCAGGCCTGTATGCTTGGTCCAGGGACAGAACTAGGGCAGAAGAAGACAAAACAGAGTAATATGGCAGCAAAATACTCTTCTGTTCAAAGAAggcaaatataaaatatgtggATAAGCCCAAGTGTGTCTCGCGGGTGTGCGACTGGACTGTGCGCTTCACTGCTGAGGCCACTGTGCATGTACGGAGTTCATCAGCAACAAGTTTGTCCCAAGACCTCACCATCTGCACTGCACACAACCGCAGTTCTGTGTGTGCATAAAAGTACTGATAAGTACCGATTGTTGTTAAATTGTGTCAGTGGATGTGACATTGGGACAACTAAGCCATTCCTTATACCCCCCCAGTTTAAAGTCTGGACCCTGTTTTTGATCAAAACTGATACTTTTTGTATTAAGATACCATTAACGTGATTTAAAGAATACAGCCAAGGTATTACTGTGTGTAAATGGCTATCACTGCtttttaattgacttctcataCGACTGCAGAGCCCCACTttcagcagccattacttcaggctcctaatggtaaactcccttagcGGTTCCTTTATTTGCCAGGTTTACATGCCATCTAGCTATctaagaaacctttgtaattataTTAGCCCCACTGAAACTGCGTTGCAAGGTGCTGGCATTCTggtttcaaaaatggccaaaatgaatcGGCTTCCTCAAGAAACATGTCGGCCTTCTTTTTGGTTTTtggcagaatgaaggttatttcATGCAACAAGCTGCccagaaactgaagatttcatacaaaggcgTCTACTATTGTCTGTCTTGAGAGGAGAATCTTTACTGAATCAAACCGGGACAGACAAAGAAGGGGAAGGCTGAGATGCACAACTACGTAAGAGGAGAAGGACATCAGAGTGTGTGGTGTGAGCAACAAACAAAACGCCTTACAAGTCCTCGCTTTGCTTCTTCCTTAAGAGTCCACACCTTATGCCAGTGCCGTCTTTGACAGTTTTCTGCTCTACTTTGGCCACTTTTggacccagaactgaactttagcaATGCCAGTACTGTGCAACACAAGTGagcagaataacaggtttcactGGAGCCAATACAACTACAAAGGTCTTCCTCAACAACCAGTTCGTAAAAGATGAGCTATGGGGGGGAGCTCACTATTAgcacactgaaggaatggctgctgaaaagtgggctttgcagtcatatgtgataataaataaaacctcagtcatttcaagcagtaattgcCATTAGTAATGTCTTGCCTATATTTATATATCAGtctaatggtatcttgataaaaaaaggtATACATTTCTATCAGAAACAAGAACATTTCTGAGTTTGTCCAGACTTTTGACTGGCTATGTGTTATTTAATTGTACTTTCTATACTACGTAATGATAGTTTTGATTTTATCATGTACAGTTATGATGCAGTTAGTCCCACTTCTGAACAGTACCTGACATGGTGTCAATCTTACACTTTCACCAGTGTCGCTGTTCATTTTGTCCTTTCACCCAGCTTCCTTCTCCAGTTCTGGTGGGGACTCTGCGGACTCCAAATTGGCCTGCTATGAAGAGGAGCAAGTGAGCGTGCCCAGTATGGTCTGCTGCCCTCACCCAATAAACATGGGCATATCAGTTTTAAATGTATAGTTCTTTTATGAATTAAACCTTGTCTAAAGTGAGTTGAACTCCAAGTAGTCAGCATAGACCTCAGCAGGAATGTTTTAAGAGCACCATCTGTTGCATATGTCTCTTCTAGATGCCATTTGTacggaattcataaaagcagtgtttgtgatgcgccatctgttggaatgacaaagacattaGCAACGGATGGACACTCAGACGCtcctccttttattaaggtggatgcccAATAACTTAGGAATTTTAACACTAAATTGTGGCGCATCTGGCCTTTCCTTTGATTACTGAAGAagtaacttttacatttttcttttagtttcattTACATAGTGTAATGTTTAAGGCGAGTCTTTTTTCAGGtggtttaaaatttcaaaacatctTGGGTTGGCAGCAATAAAGCCACTGTCTGAAACGGAGCATGGGGTCGAAGGGGAGGAATCGGCTCGGCTCCAGCCTTCATTTAGCGAGGTTTTGATTTCGGTGTACCATCGCTTATCACGCGTGTACTTTTGGGGAATCACGACCTGCAATGCTACACGCACAAAACAAGCTTCTATTGCTGCGATTACTGAACTGGCCCATTATTAACTATAGATAACAGTTAATGACAGGGATGAACAGCATTTTGTCCCAATCCATTGAAGCAGAAAGTTTCCGATGATCGCTAAGGGGCACATGAGTCTAAGATTGATTCAACGGACGCCTGCACAGCACGCATTACGATAACGAATGACTTAAAAGCAAGCACGTATCCGCGTGTTCGAGACGCTGCGTGTACCTCAACCTCCTGAGCAGCAACGTGCCCAGTGCACTGCTCGCCGACACGACCGCCATCCCCGAGTATCCGAAGCAACCCGACCGACCGCCCTTCAGTCTGCCGCTGCGCTGCTCGCTGGCTTCCGTCCGGAAACAGAGACGCAGCGGAAACAGTCCCTCGTGAAAGGAGTTCCGCTCTCTTACCCGGGCTGCTCTTTAAACAAGAATCGAGTAATCCGCTCGAAGCAGCTCTGCAGACATGGAGAAGCAGGACCGTCTTCAGTAGACGAGACCTGGATGAGCTGCTTAAATGTCAACTTGGCGCAAACACTTCTCTCCATTGCCTCGTAGAAATGCTGATTTGCTTTTTAAAGATGACCTCTCTCTGGTTACGAGTTaaccttttgttttgttaagCGGGGAGGATGGGGTGGGGGAGTAAGGAGAGGATCATATTGTTAGCCTTCTTTTTAAAGGTGAAATGCTAGAGACATGCGTACATTTTTCAATGCATACCCTTCCTTTTATCTGCATTGATATACTCTGTAAAACTACTGTGAAGGCTGCACTTTATCTCTGGTTTCTCataattttaactgacttgatCTCAAATCgctcattcattttaaaaatgttgtatagTAGACTAAGAAAAAATGTAGCAAAACGATATGATGCTGGTACAAAGGATGAGCCCGGGGCTCTTGATCTGTTTTCCTGATTGGATTTCCTTAGTGAGTGGCTGGCGTGAGGTCTTTGAGATCCTTTGAGAAAATGGAGTGAATTAATTACACACTCCAGGACGCCAGTGGAGACTAAAGAGAAGTGAAGCAGCTCTGTGCTcgaagagttgtgggaatcggAGCACACCGTGGAGTTGGAGCAGCAAGAAGGAGCAGGGTGACGCTTAGCCAGACAAAGCAGGCTGCTGGGCTCGacggtctcctctcgtttgttacAGTTCTTAGGTGATTATGTTCTTACCAAACGACAACAATATCACTATGTGATTGGGAGATCAATCTGGACTTTATGTACTAAGATCCATTAGAAAACATTTAAACTTCAACTTGTGCGTTGCCAGACAGCAAGAGGAGTTTGGAAAGGCCGGTGTGGCTGGTAGGAAGGCCATTTGGTTCATCCCTCCACTTTCTCAGGTGACATTTAGTTGTATTGGGTTGTGAGGAGTCACGGGAGCACAAGGCGTGGTGGACTTGAGGCCACGTCCATCACAGAGTACACCGAACAGAAACACCAGCGTGAGAGCCTTAGGtggacatgcaaactctacaaagaGGATCAAACGGCAGGCTCAAGTTAACCGCTCcatagtctcctctgctcaaccGACCATTTTGTAGTGCCCTTCTAATTACATGACGTAGAGTTTAATAAATTATTACTAAGAAAATATCCAATATTAGAAATGACAACATTTACAATTTTCATCCTTAGTAAAACACGttataatgtatacatttaatattTGTGGCATAATGGGAAATCAGGAGCTAGAGCAGAAGTCAATCCTGGACAGAACATGAATCTGCTAAACACAAACGCGCCATGGCTGAATCCAGCAGTGCCACTCTGGGGTTGTCTTATCAATATATGCTTGGGATGTGGAGGAAAACCCACTGAGACACAGAGAAATGCGACAGGAGAGCTAACCGCTGCACCACTGGGCACCCCAATCCTGTACACATGTAAGGCATTTGCCAGACAAGAGCAGCCATGAAGTCAGTCAAGCTCATTAGCTTAGAACAGAAGAAATGACAAATAAGAAGAGACAGTTTGGTCCATCCGGCTGGCCGTCTTTCTCAGCTAATAGCCAAGCTGTCCCACAATCTGACCCAGAGCCCCCATAAAGGTcgtgaaggtttctgcttcaactccgtgCCTCGGTGGTTtgttcagagtcccacaactcctCGAGTACTGAAGTGCTTCCTGACTGCGTTTCTCCTTAAGTCTCCACTGGTGCGCTCGGACATGCGATTCACCGTTAAGATGAAACCCGTCTAGCGTATCAATCGGtgcctttggggatgtggaagccGTGGATTAGGCCCCCTCCGTGTCTCCTCTGCTCACACTAAACAGGTCACAGTACGACGTGTCCTTAACTTTGGAGATGTGCCCG includes:
- the mrpl40 gene encoding 39S ribosomal protein L40, mitochondrial, whose translation is MAVVSASSALGTLLLRRLSSVPGPSIQACQAHWQTSVLALRLSLPMRSEPKKKKKKVDPKRDQMVKDRMRKKIKKLERVPPEFVPIEDFVVPIKYLDDTRVRILPEVSEAESERRALLMKEWSRYKLGLHKAEMEAISSALEAQRVALEELRLESEELYQAAVKRDQKLFPFESEGPCYTPPKVGYQAPEGKYNDITKVYTQVNK